The proteins below are encoded in one region of Sphingobium yanoikuyae:
- a CDS encoding Atxe2 family lasso peptide isopeptidase translates to MKLFRLAGYVGCALLVLPFPVSAKSQDTACQLPRTAVEPAARKQSVTPDDLLRLRDFGGFGVAIASQPFKLAPDGKLLALQIRQADPVANSYCTAVVLVPTDARRKPFVIDSGGEIVATYSTAYGAAEVPQGLPKSPLFRWSPDGQSLAYTKSFPDHSELWRFDLQDRSIRRLMTTPVDIEALAWSSDGSALLYSSRPGRIEALEKIKNEGRTGYLYDERFRPLYSDRPLIAADVPLVERAIDSAHGKAIPFPSDEGQRLASTTEWPEKAVAYASYHDKVAWSAPLVNAHGSKPTLNVRMNGRVIGCDNAVCTNVHGVWWSGNGRTLVFERRAGVADSRTEFYTWKPGETSPRALLSTADAIFGCELTGNNLFCAEETATKPRSVIAISIGDGTRHRIFDPNPEFSRRLLGIIQRLEWSNAFGISTFGDLVLPPGYRHDHRLPLVIVQYESRGFLRGGTGDEYPIQALAARGFAVLSFNRPPWFALSGAPRTGTEFDQYNNKGFADRRSNLSSIETIIHRLVDAGIVDPERVAITGLSDGAVTATFALANSPLFSAAILSTCCEGPFGFEIAGVALDDHYIKGGYPSTRRGDREFWELDSLSDAPRAKAVPLLIQASSAEYRMALGTYRELRHQGWPIEMYVYPDEGHIKIWPAHRLTIYQRNIEWLTRKIGLPEW, encoded by the coding sequence ATGAAGCTTTTCCGTCTGGCGGGCTATGTTGGCTGCGCGCTGCTGGTGCTCCCGTTTCCTGTTAGTGCCAAATCACAAGATACTGCCTGTCAATTACCACGCACCGCCGTTGAACCTGCGGCAAGAAAGCAGTCAGTTACACCGGATGACCTTCTGCGCCTCAGGGATTTTGGGGGGTTTGGTGTTGCCATCGCCTCTCAGCCTTTCAAGCTTGCGCCAGATGGCAAACTACTGGCACTTCAAATTCGTCAGGCCGATCCTGTTGCCAACAGCTATTGCACGGCGGTCGTTCTCGTTCCCACGGATGCACGCCGAAAACCGTTCGTAATCGATTCCGGTGGCGAGATCGTTGCCACCTATAGCACGGCTTATGGAGCGGCGGAGGTCCCCCAGGGCCTGCCGAAAAGCCCCCTATTCCGATGGTCGCCCGATGGGCAATCGCTGGCCTATACCAAGTCGTTCCCCGATCATTCGGAACTATGGCGGTTCGACCTGCAGGACCGTTCCATCAGGCGGCTCATGACAACCCCGGTCGATATTGAGGCTCTTGCCTGGTCATCTGATGGTTCGGCACTTCTTTATTCCAGTCGCCCCGGACGGATCGAAGCCTTGGAGAAGATCAAGAACGAGGGGCGGACCGGGTATCTGTACGACGAGCGATTTCGCCCCTTATACAGCGACCGTCCACTTATTGCCGCAGACGTTCCGCTCGTGGAGCGCGCCATAGATTCAGCGCATGGCAAAGCGATTCCATTTCCGTCCGATGAAGGACAGCGGCTTGCTTCGACGACAGAATGGCCCGAAAAGGCTGTTGCCTACGCATCTTACCACGACAAAGTTGCGTGGTCGGCACCGTTGGTGAATGCCCATGGTAGTAAACCGACACTGAATGTTCGCATGAATGGACGGGTGATCGGCTGCGACAATGCTGTATGCACGAATGTCCATGGCGTTTGGTGGTCGGGCAACGGTCGGACATTGGTTTTCGAGCGCCGCGCGGGCGTGGCCGATAGTCGTACCGAATTTTATACGTGGAAACCCGGCGAAACATCTCCGCGCGCATTGCTCAGTACGGCCGATGCGATTTTCGGCTGCGAACTGACTGGCAACAATCTGTTCTGCGCGGAAGAGACGGCCACCAAACCTCGGTCCGTCATCGCAATCTCAATTGGCGATGGGACGCGCCACCGAATATTCGATCCCAATCCGGAATTCTCTAGACGCCTTTTAGGAATTATTCAGCGTCTGGAATGGTCGAACGCCTTTGGGATCAGCACCTTCGGAGATCTCGTACTGCCGCCGGGTTATCGACATGATCACCGGCTTCCGCTTGTAATCGTGCAATATGAATCTAGGGGCTTCCTGCGCGGAGGAACCGGGGACGAATATCCTATTCAAGCACTTGCTGCACGCGGTTTCGCCGTATTGAGCTTCAATCGGCCCCCGTGGTTCGCGCTGAGCGGCGCACCGCGTACCGGGACGGAGTTTGACCAGTATAACAACAAGGGGTTCGCCGATCGCAGGAGTAACCTTTCTTCCATCGAAACAATCATCCACAGGCTGGTTGATGCCGGCATAGTTGATCCCGAACGCGTCGCGATCACGGGATTGAGCGACGGCGCGGTTACCGCCACGTTCGCGCTGGCAAATTCTCCGCTGTTTTCCGCAGCCATTCTAAGCACATGTTGCGAAGGGCCATTCGGATTTGAAATCGCAGGCGTGGCTCTCGATGATCACTACATCAAGGGCGGCTATCCCTCCACTCGGCGCGGAGATCGGGAATTCTGGGAACTCGATTCGTTGTCTGATGCGCCTCGTGCGAAAGCGGTCCCCCTCCTCATTCAAGCGTCATCTGCGGAGTACAGGATGGCCTTAGGTACATATCGCGAATTGCGTCACCAGGGTTGGCCAATCGAGATGTACGTTTATCCTGACGAAGGGCACATCAAGATATGGCCCGCGCATCGATTGACCATTTATCAAAGGAATATAGAATGGCTCACTCGGAAAATTGGCCTTCCAGAATGGTGA
- a CDS encoding lasso peptide biosynthesis B2 protein — translation MTIVRLKADVGYCELNRSFIFLDVMRDRYVSITPDLEAAFRRICASGEGVEPHLALLLLQTGLFEAIPKNFAAQPSRKLITPSRAITVPDVSKGATSKFIVHWARAISLLAVFHGFARRKSLKNSIDLARSLSNHPLLRIKNGNKEALLTAFGFATLLFRRKDRCLPDALALFSLLAASGYPVQITFGVRRLPFQAHCWVQQDDVVLGQGIENVQAFCPILAVA, via the coding sequence ATGACCATCGTTCGCCTCAAGGCTGATGTCGGCTATTGCGAGCTCAACAGAAGCTTCATCTTTCTTGATGTGATGCGCGATCGCTATGTCTCGATCACGCCCGACTTGGAGGCGGCGTTTCGGCGCATTTGCGCTTCAGGCGAGGGTGTCGAGCCACATCTCGCTTTGTTACTGCTACAAACGGGCCTGTTCGAGGCCATTCCAAAAAACTTTGCCGCACAGCCATCGAGGAAGCTGATCACTCCTTCACGGGCGATCACGGTGCCAGACGTCTCCAAGGGCGCGACCTCTAAATTCATAGTCCATTGGGCCCGTGCGATATCATTGCTCGCCGTGTTCCATGGCTTCGCCAGGAGGAAATCGCTCAAGAACTCGATCGACTTGGCACGATCTCTGTCCAACCATCCCCTATTGCGCATAAAAAATGGTAATAAAGAAGCTCTTCTTACAGCATTTGGCTTCGCGACACTTCTGTTTCGAAGGAAAGATCGCTGCTTGCCGGACGCGCTGGCTTTGTTTAGCCTGCTTGCGGCGAGCGGCTATCCCGTCCAGATCACCTTTGGCGTTCGCCGCCTTCCATTTCAAGCACACTGCTGGGTACAACAGGACGACGTCGTCCTTGGGCAAGGCATTGAAAATGTGCAGGCTTTCTGCCCAATATTGGCTGTCGCATGA
- a CDS encoding TraB/VirB10 family protein: MNGPDDRAAGAPDQHSAYQAHLAEQAAREGEDALARAGIGAVFGLPDWKAQWDRLSAKQKLRARQFAVAAAVGALGFALYMASGREEEVKSADPAASLNMGAGLRGDSLEVKLRGDLKKVLDGQQLLGDRVSAIEEGKVVPGSKAAAGNQGSDGDLPPALPDTVPALPYPPETGDISADANRLPAPPTAPVSVAPPAPPVEKTVGAIGSATGAVIRTGGPQGTADASASSKKKNRTIYLPPGFMKARLLTGIDALASRDATSNPEPIIARVQAPAVLPNEVKANLAGCFVIGNATGSLAKERVEIQLVSLSCVDFDEHSVVDQPVKGFFVDTDGKKGLSGKVVTRAGATLARAFIAGTISGISQSVESTFGSTSTSALGSVRTLDAADAAKTGIAGGLSKSSDKLTDFYLDLARQAGPIVEVGAAKDVVVVIQEGVTLEIKPGAAAKF; this comes from the coding sequence ATGAACGGGCCGGACGACAGGGCGGCGGGCGCGCCGGATCAGCACTCGGCCTACCAGGCGCACCTGGCCGAACAGGCCGCGCGCGAAGGCGAGGATGCGCTGGCTCGTGCCGGGATTGGCGCGGTCTTTGGTCTTCCTGACTGGAAAGCACAGTGGGACCGGCTGTCCGCGAAGCAGAAGCTGCGCGCGCGGCAGTTCGCGGTCGCCGCCGCCGTCGGTGCGCTCGGTTTCGCGCTCTACATGGCCTCGGGGCGTGAGGAAGAGGTGAAGAGCGCCGATCCCGCCGCTTCGCTTAACATGGGCGCGGGCCTACGCGGCGACAGCCTCGAGGTGAAGCTGCGCGGCGACCTCAAGAAAGTGCTCGACGGCCAGCAACTGCTCGGAGACCGCGTCAGCGCCATCGAGGAAGGCAAGGTGGTTCCCGGCAGCAAGGCGGCTGCGGGTAACCAGGGCAGCGATGGCGATCTGCCGCCTGCACTGCCGGATACCGTTCCGGCCCTGCCCTATCCTCCCGAGACGGGCGACATTTCCGCGGACGCCAACAGATTGCCCGCACCGCCGACGGCTCCCGTATCTGTAGCGCCGCCCGCACCGCCGGTCGAGAAGACGGTCGGCGCGATCGGCTCGGCCACGGGTGCGGTCATTCGCACGGGTGGGCCTCAGGGCACCGCCGATGCCTCGGCGTCGTCTAAAAAAAAGAATCGGACGATCTATTTACCGCCTGGTTTCATGAAGGCGCGGCTCCTGACCGGGATCGACGCGCTGGCGAGCCGGGACGCCACGAGCAATCCCGAGCCGATCATCGCGAGAGTCCAGGCGCCCGCAGTCCTGCCCAATGAGGTCAAGGCGAACCTTGCCGGCTGTTTCGTCATCGGCAACGCCACCGGCAGCCTCGCCAAGGAGCGGGTGGAAATCCAGCTCGTCTCGCTGTCCTGCGTCGATTTCGACGAGCATTCGGTGGTCGATCAGCCCGTCAAAGGCTTCTTCGTCGATACCGACGGCAAGAAGGGCCTGTCGGGCAAGGTGGTGACCCGCGCCGGTGCCACGCTCGCCCGCGCTTTCATCGCCGGCACCATCAGCGGCATTTCGCAATCGGTCGAAAGCACCTTCGGCAGCACGTCGACCTCGGCGCTGGGCTCGGTACGCACGCTCGATGCCGCGGACGCCGCCAAGACCGGCATCGCCGGGGGCCTTTCCAAGTCCTCGGACAAACTCACCGACTTCTACCTCGATCTCGCCCGGCAAGCGGGGCCCATCGTCGAAGTCGGCGCCGCCAAGGACGTTGTCGTGGTGATCCAGGAGGGCGTGACCCTCGAGATCAAGCCCGGCGCCGCCGCCAAATTCTGA
- a CDS encoding GntR family transcriptional regulator, whose translation MMSPGTRQGEKVYADLKEAVLSGRYASDTELSIAAIADDIGTSGSPVRDGLHRLYGERLLQMGPHRGFRVPSWNADALRDCYTWHGHLMRMAIKAIGPKALREPVAPEGWLTDYSNPDRIVATAERMFLTLANRSSSNELVAAVANAGERLRTIRLVETERWSDCADELVSANVLARFEPGSRLLEAIWNYHRRRIRAANMLSESLKSRL comes from the coding sequence ATGATGTCGCCGGGAACGCGCCAGGGTGAGAAAGTCTATGCGGACCTTAAGGAAGCCGTGCTCTCGGGGCGCTATGCGTCCGACACGGAGCTGTCGATTGCGGCTATCGCCGACGATATCGGGACCAGCGGCTCGCCGGTCCGCGACGGCTTGCATCGTCTTTATGGTGAGCGGCTCCTGCAGATGGGCCCGCATCGGGGATTTAGAGTGCCCAGCTGGAATGCCGACGCGCTGCGGGACTGCTACACATGGCACGGTCATCTCATGCGCATGGCCATCAAGGCGATCGGACCAAAGGCGCTTCGGGAACCGGTGGCGCCCGAGGGATGGCTGACCGATTACAGTAATCCCGATCGCATCGTCGCGACCGCCGAGCGTATGTTTCTCACGCTGGCGAACAGGTCCTCTTCCAATGAGCTCGTGGCTGCTGTCGCCAACGCGGGTGAGCGTCTGCGCACTATCCGACTCGTCGAAACAGAGCGCTGGTCGGACTGCGCGGACGAGCTTGTCTCTGCCAATGTATTGGCAAGATTTGAGCCCGGAAGCAGGCTACTGGAGGCTATCTGGAACTACCACCGTCGCCGAATTCGGGCTGCGAATATGCTTTCTGAATCGCTAAAATCGCGGTTATAA
- a CDS encoding TraE/TraK family type IV conjugative transfer system protein, whose product MGILSRKRAAEDPLLGKPASFGIHRYLQGSANLFEENRLLKVAVVGMFGVTVVLGAVIYTTNQNARTVVVPFGASGDLYVSGSKPSEAYLVAMTRNIVALSGTWSAYSADRQFQELLGLVHPSAYGAMRDSLNGVLDELADNPTLSIATYIRGDQPVRWTPHEILVPVEKVRVIGGVIRKFRGVLRIGYRIENGRFWLTRLSEEQFDAETR is encoded by the coding sequence ATGGGTATCCTCTCACGCAAGCGGGCGGCCGAAGATCCGCTGCTGGGTAAACCGGCGAGCTTCGGCATCCATCGCTATCTGCAGGGTTCGGCCAACCTCTTCGAGGAGAACCGGCTGCTCAAGGTCGCGGTCGTCGGCATGTTTGGCGTCACGGTCGTGCTGGGAGCGGTCATCTACACGACCAACCAGAACGCGCGCACCGTGGTCGTTCCCTTTGGCGCGTCCGGTGACCTCTACGTCTCGGGCAGCAAACCGTCCGAAGCTTATCTCGTCGCGATGACGCGCAACATCGTCGCGCTATCGGGAACCTGGTCGGCCTATTCGGCCGACCGCCAGTTCCAGGAGCTTCTCGGGCTTGTCCATCCGTCCGCCTATGGCGCGATGCGCGACAGCCTGAACGGCGTGCTCGACGAACTGGCCGATAATCCGACCCTGTCGATCGCCACCTACATCCGGGGTGACCAGCCGGTGCGCTGGACGCCCCACGAGATCCTCGTGCCGGTGGAGAAAGTCCGCGTCATCGGCGGCGTGATCCGCAAATTCCGGGGCGTTCTGCGGATCGGCTACCGGATCGAGAACGGCCGCTTCTGGCTGACCCGTCTTTCCGAGGAGCAGTTCGATGCTGAAACACGCTGA
- a CDS encoding asparagine synthase-related protein yields the protein MNTAFSVALRRGACEHPNSKNEQVVDTWEISASEDLSVQWLRQDQCLVIGDCFPSLSERGDVSEDPIQTVRSMAETYWGRFIFIAWNHLTGAVTIYRDPSGMVPCYYSFNSETVAIGTDVRSLDAIGLRQHRIDWDEIANSLIMPNLRRHQTCLKGIFEVAPGEMVVIDGDRSCRDQIWNPGNFIGRNRLCTFEEAAELLEATMIQTLKTWCDRYAHPLVSVSGGFDSSAVAVLANKFGSTELLHLYTRSPLGDERRYAAMLAEHLGCEMSISLCQSDAVTVQKNLSSGRPRPSARAFTQVFDEISAGYATRVGASAHFSGGGGDNVFGKLHSAYPLADRYRRNGFGRDLISTALDVCHTTGASMPAVLGQALRGLKPTSIPEAWSVRTDLLTPKVKATISQEPHPWLVRCRNVMPGEWQLVRNIARATALTDHLNIEGDLPTICPLLSQPIVEQCLSFPTWYWLSGGRDRALARAALRAYLPASILDRRGKGAFTGLLAEILHNNWDRIYDDLKEGLLAQHGLLDIAAVGEVGAQSADSSRIFTVLYIHETEMWCRNWH from the coding sequence ATGAACACGGCGTTTTCAGTCGCTCTGCGTAGAGGCGCCTGCGAGCATCCGAACTCGAAAAATGAGCAAGTAGTTGACACTTGGGAGATTTCCGCGAGCGAAGATCTATCTGTTCAATGGCTTCGCCAAGATCAATGTCTGGTGATAGGCGACTGCTTCCCGTCACTAAGCGAGCGAGGTGACGTTAGTGAAGATCCGATCCAGACTGTACGCTCAATGGCGGAAACATATTGGGGTCGCTTCATTTTTATAGCGTGGAACCATTTGACAGGTGCAGTTACCATCTATCGTGATCCGTCCGGCATGGTCCCCTGTTATTATAGCTTCAACAGCGAAACCGTGGCCATCGGCACCGATGTTCGCTCACTTGATGCCATCGGGCTCAGACAGCACCGCATTGATTGGGACGAGATCGCAAATTCGCTCATAATGCCAAATTTGAGACGCCATCAAACATGCCTGAAAGGCATCTTCGAGGTTGCTCCCGGTGAGATGGTCGTCATAGATGGTGACCGCTCTTGCCGTGACCAGATATGGAATCCGGGCAATTTTATTGGGCGAAACCGACTATGTACTTTCGAGGAGGCCGCCGAACTGCTCGAAGCCACCATGATCCAAACACTGAAGACGTGGTGCGATCGATACGCCCACCCGCTGGTGTCCGTATCAGGCGGTTTCGACTCTTCGGCCGTAGCTGTCCTCGCAAACAAATTCGGATCGACGGAACTCCTGCACCTTTACACGAGATCACCTCTGGGCGATGAAAGGCGGTATGCCGCGATGCTTGCTGAGCATCTGGGCTGCGAGATGAGTATCTCTTTATGCCAGTCAGACGCTGTCACGGTCCAAAAGAATCTGTCTTCCGGGCGCCCGCGGCCATCTGCACGGGCATTCACACAGGTCTTTGATGAGATCTCCGCCGGCTATGCGACCAGGGTCGGAGCCAGCGCTCATTTCAGCGGAGGCGGTGGAGACAATGTCTTTGGAAAATTGCACTCTGCCTATCCGTTGGCGGATCGATATCGAAGGAACGGATTTGGAAGAGACCTGATTTCGACCGCCCTTGATGTTTGTCACACCACTGGAGCCTCAATGCCAGCAGTATTGGGCCAGGCGCTACGTGGACTGAAACCTACTTCAATTCCCGAAGCGTGGAGTGTGCGGACCGATTTGCTGACCCCGAAAGTCAAGGCGACTATCAGCCAGGAACCGCATCCTTGGCTAGTTCGCTGTCGAAATGTCATGCCTGGCGAGTGGCAACTTGTCCGGAATATTGCTCGTGCCACGGCCTTGACCGACCATCTCAACATTGAAGGCGACTTGCCGACAATCTGTCCGCTTCTATCTCAGCCGATAGTCGAACAATGCTTGTCGTTTCCTACCTGGTATTGGTTGTCAGGGGGAAGAGACAGGGCACTCGCACGGGCCGCTTTGCGCGCATATCTTCCGGCGTCGATCCTTGACCGAAGAGGAAAAGGTGCATTCACTGGGCTATTGGCTGAGATTCTGCACAACAATTGGGACCGGATTTACGACGACCTTAAAGAAGGGCTTCTAGCGCAGCATGGCTTACTCGACATTGCCGCAGTCGGCGAGGTTGGGGCACAAAGCGCCGATTCAAGTAGGATATTCACTGTTCTGTATATCCACGAAACCGAAATGTGGTGCCGAAACTGGCACTGA
- a CDS encoding type-F conjugative transfer system secretin TraK — MLKHADPCASLRRAPMLCLLLLAAPASAQGIQALPDQTSHIRLSNRDINHVVCEGGEIEDVKFSAEKGLAVEKGGADAWIKFLTREVDDAGQVTRTYVTQPAEFFVTCNGATYPLYAEPAEIPAQTVLLVPGARQRAQANSDLLAALADEDRAVSVTMALLDDHVPATFSEVAPSGVAIRLASLPALSLTEQRRIAIEGTGLSASEYRLQAAAPIVLDERQLVDAGLGERIFAITLDRVRLAAGETARLVVVRRGAVQ, encoded by the coding sequence ATGCTGAAACACGCTGACCCCTGCGCGTCGCTGCGCCGCGCCCCGATGCTCTGCCTGCTGCTCCTGGCAGCGCCGGCATCGGCACAGGGTATCCAGGCTCTACCGGACCAGACCAGCCATATCCGCCTCTCCAACCGCGACATCAATCATGTCGTATGCGAGGGCGGCGAGATCGAGGACGTCAAGTTCTCGGCCGAGAAGGGTCTCGCCGTCGAGAAGGGCGGCGCGGACGCCTGGATAAAGTTCCTGACCCGCGAGGTCGACGACGCCGGCCAGGTCACGCGGACCTATGTGACCCAGCCTGCGGAATTCTTCGTCACCTGCAACGGCGCGACCTATCCGCTCTATGCCGAGCCCGCCGAGATCCCGGCGCAGACCGTGCTGCTTGTGCCGGGCGCCCGCCAGCGCGCGCAGGCGAACAGCGATCTGCTTGCCGCGCTCGCCGACGAGGACCGCGCGGTTTCGGTGACGATGGCGCTCCTCGACGATCATGTCCCGGCGACTTTCAGCGAGGTCGCGCCATCGGGCGTGGCGATACGGCTTGCGTCTCTGCCCGCCCTTTCGCTGACCGAGCAGCGCCGGATCGCCATCGAAGGCACCGGGCTCTCCGCCTCGGAATACCGGCTACAGGCCGCCGCGCCCATCGTTCTCGACGAGCGCCAGCTGGTCGATGCCGGTCTCGGCGAGCGTATCTTCGCGATCACCCTCGACCGGGTGCGCCTGGCGGCCGGAGAAACCGCCCGCCTCGTGGTCGTACGCCGGGGAGCGGTTCAATGA
- a CDS encoding helix-turn-helix domain-containing protein — MPLQAIPTARDPSVLATIKLMSGRRIEMQRRTEKITQEDFAARVGIGARWLREIEAGNPKSRLDDHFRCAHALGLSTGHLVIPLLFMEHQRVFPRGLLEGDLSKLETVCIDAIARHNLDTLSHQLFARDADQTPDD; from the coding sequence ATGCCGCTTCAGGCGATACCCACTGCACGCGATCCCTCGGTGCTTGCGACGATCAAGCTGATGTCGGGGAGACGGATAGAAATGCAACGGCGTACCGAAAAGATTACGCAGGAAGACTTCGCGGCCCGCGTCGGCATCGGCGCGCGCTGGCTGCGCGAGATCGAGGCCGGCAATCCAAAGTCGCGGCTCGACGATCACTTCCGCTGCGCGCATGCCCTGGGGCTTTCCACCGGGCATCTCGTTATTCCGCTGCTGTTCATGGAACATCAGCGGGTTTTTCCCCGCGGCCTACTCGAAGGAGACCTCTCAAAGCTCGAAACCGTCTGCATAGATGCCATTGCCCGGCACAACCTCGACACGCTCTCGCACCAGCTCTTCGCACGCGATGCCGACCAAACGCCCGACGACTGA
- a CDS encoding DsbC family protein — protein sequence MSAAPAHAGEPEHVAAQPQDAARAQAHGDPLANAQAEAEQQLHQTFTNLRFEDFGPAPVEGPLYQATAGGKIIYFAPQTEHLLFATVYDRNGVNLTALAQERGASRRLKAIDPAKALAIGPVDAPTVIEFTDPDCPYCQALDRYWNAKAAEGKPVRRLIFFVSGIHPTAAAKAEHILCSPNREAAFKAAYSGQTPPVLRQCAAGHDKVAADAELVARVGVSGTPTLIADGKLISGFQQAELEAFLDRHAKPALAKAATDAPR from the coding sequence ATGTCGGCTGCCCCCGCCCATGCCGGTGAGCCGGAGCATGTCGCGGCCCAGCCCCAAGACGCTGCGCGAGCGCAGGCTCACGGTGACCCGCTGGCCAACGCGCAGGCTGAAGCCGAGCAGCAGTTGCACCAGACCTTCACCAACCTGCGCTTCGAGGACTTTGGTCCCGCACCGGTCGAGGGACCGCTCTATCAGGCCACCGCAGGCGGCAAGATCATCTATTTCGCGCCGCAGACCGAGCATCTTCTGTTCGCCACGGTCTACGATCGTAATGGCGTGAACCTGACGGCGCTTGCCCAGGAACGGGGCGCAAGCCGGCGCCTGAAGGCGATCGATCCGGCCAAGGCCCTGGCGATCGGTCCGGTGGACGCGCCGACGGTGATCGAGTTCACCGATCCCGACTGCCCCTACTGCCAGGCGCTCGACCGCTACTGGAACGCCAAGGCAGCCGAAGGCAAGCCGGTCCGGCGGCTCATCTTCTTCGTGAGCGGCATCCACCCGACCGCAGCGGCCAAGGCAGAGCATATCCTGTGCTCGCCCAATCGCGAGGCTGCCTTCAAGGCCGCCTATTCGGGCCAAACCCCGCCGGTTCTGCGCCAATGCGCGGCCGGCCATGACAAGGTCGCCGCCGATGCCGAACTGGTCGCCAGGGTGGGTGTCTCGGGAACGCCGACCCTCATCGCGGACGGCAAGCTCATCTCGGGCTTCCAGCAGGCCGAACTCGAGGCGTTCCTCGACCGGCACGCGAAGCCCGCCCTGGCGAAGGCCGCAACCGATGCGCCGCGCTGA
- a CDS encoding benenodin family lasso peptide: protein MEREYETTDDRVVELGVASEVTNGFGGSGADNPDQQPNPGILEG, encoded by the coding sequence ATGGAACGCGAATATGAAACCACCGATGACCGTGTGGTCGAACTGGGTGTCGCCAGCGAGGTGACGAACGGCTTCGGCGGCTCGGGTGCCGACAATCCCGACCAGCAGCCCAATCCGGGAATCCTTGAGGGCTGA
- a CDS encoding type IV conjugative transfer system protein TraL, giving the protein MDERLPQYLHRPVQILWFGSDEFLLATSSVFVAAIVGGFVGWALIAALLLFIPWKRSKPRGYLSHLAWRWGLVSFPHYPGPTQTRFFE; this is encoded by the coding sequence ATGGACGAGCGCCTTCCGCAATATCTGCATCGGCCGGTCCAGATCCTGTGGTTCGGATCAGACGAGTTCCTGCTCGCGACCTCGAGCGTGTTCGTGGCCGCGATCGTGGGCGGATTTGTCGGCTGGGCACTCATCGCCGCCCTTCTCCTTTTCATCCCGTGGAAGCGAAGCAAGCCCAGGGGCTACCTGTCCCACCTCGCCTGGCGCTGGGGCCTGGTTTCCTTCCCCCACTATCCGGGTCCGACCCAGACCCGTTTCTTCGAGTAG